From Pseudomonas arsenicoxydans:
TCCAGCGCCTTGATCATCGTTGTGTTGCGATTCTTTCCTTCAATGGCGGCCTACGCCGAACCGCATTTTGCCGGTTTGTCCTACCTCGGCTGGTTCGGTTTCCTTAGCTTGTGGTGTGTCCAGGCGTTGGTGTTCTGGGCGGGCATGGAGTCGATCCGGCGTTTCATCGATTGGGCAGGGCCGGTGGTGTATGGCGTGATGTTTATGCTCGCTGGCTGGATCGTCTGGCAGGCCGGCTGGAGCAACATCAGTTTCACCCTCGCGGAAAAATCCCTGTCCGGCTGGGAAGCATTCGGACAAGTGATTGTCGCCACGGCGCTGGTGGTCTCGTACTTTTCCGGCCCGACCCTGAATTTCGGAGACTTCAGTCGCTACTGCCGGAGCATGAAGGACGTGCGGCGTGGAAATTTCTGGGGCTTGCCGGTGAATTTTCTCGCTTTCTCCCTGGTCACGGTGGTCATCGTTTCCGGCACGTTGCCGGTGTTCGGTGAAATGCTGCACGACCCGATCGCCACTGTGGCGCGCATCGACAACAGCGTTGCCGTGCTGCTCGGCGCCTTCGCCTTTGTCACCGCGACCATCGGCATCAACATCGTCGCCAACTTCGTGTCCCCGGCGTTCGATTTCGCCAACGTTGCCCCGAGCAAAATCAGCTGGCGCGCTGGCGGGATGATTGCGGCGGTGGCCTCGATCTTCATCACCCCGTGGAACCTGTTCAACAACCCCGAAGTGATTCACTACACCCTCGACGTGCTGGCGGCGTTCATCGGTCCGCTGTTCGGGATTCTGTTGGTGGATTACTACCTGATCAAAAAGCAGCAGATTGACGTCGATGCGCTGTTCGATGATGGCCCCAGCGGTAAGTATTACTACAGCGGCGGGGTCAATTGGACGGCGGTCAAAGCGCTGATTCCTGCAACCCTCACGGGCGTGGCCATTACCTTTACCCCTGTGCTGCAACCGATGGCGAACTTCGCCTGGTTCACTGGCTGCTTCCTCGGGGGCGCCCTGTATCTCTTGCTGGCCTGGCGCGAACAAACCCAGCAAACCACGGCCGTGGCCGCCGCCGGATGACGCAATCGGGAATTTAAAGGTCCCGTTCAGGCGGCAATTTCTGGGCATCTGGTTAATAATCGACAGCATAATTTTTCGCCCCGGCGATGCTTTTGAACAAGCACGCCGGGGCTTTGCTTTTTACTGTCGAGTCACTGCCATGGATTGTGTTGTCGAGGTGTTCCGGTGAGCGCCACCCGGCGTAGCGCCGATGGATTTGCCCTGCAAGTGATGATCGGGTTGTGCCTGATCTGGGGCGTGCAACAGGTCATGATCAAGTGGGCGGCGCCCGATATTGCACCGGTGATGCAAGCGGCGGGGCGGTCAGGTATTTCCGCGTTGCTTGTAGGACTGTTGATCTGCTGGAAGGGCGGCTGGGATCAGGTCGGTAGCACTTGGCGTGGCGGGTTGCTGGCGGGAGCATTGTTCGGACTGGAGTTCTTCTTCATCTCCGAAGGTTTGCAACTGACCACGGCCGCGCACATGTCGGTGTTCCTTTACACCGCGCCCATCTTCACCGCGTTGGGCGTGCACTGGCTGCTGCCCAGTGAGCGTTTGAGGCCGGTGCAGTGGCTGGGGATTTTCCTCGCGTTCGTCGGGATCGCCGTTGCCTTTGCCGGCGGCGTGTCCTGGGACAACCTCGATCACCGCATGTTGATGGGCGATGCGTTGGGCGTGCTGGCGGGTGCCTCCTGGGGAGCGACCACAGTGGTGGTGCGTGCCTCGCGACTGTCGGAGGCGCCCGTCACCCTGACCCTGTTTTATCAACTGATCGTCGGATTCGTCGGCCTGCTGCTGATCGCGGTGCTCAGTGGCCAGGTCACCCATGTCAGCCTGACCACCTTGGCGGTGGCGAGCGTGCTGTTTCAGGGATTGGTGGTGTCGTTCTTCAGCTACCTGACATGGTTCTGGCTGCTGCGCCGTTACCTGGCGGCGAACCTGGCAGTTTTTTCGTTCATGACGCCGCTGTTCGGCGTCACGTTCGGCGTGGTGCTGCTGGGTGAGGAATTGAGCCTCAACTTCATCATCGGCGCCGTGCTGGTGTTGCTCGGCATCACCTTTGTCAGCGCTGAGCAGTGGGTGCGCCGTCGTTTGCGCAAAGCCCTTGGGCAGCACTGACCGGGCGCAGTAACAGCCCGCCGGCGATGAGCAGGCCGCTGCCGGCGAATACCAGCGCTGGCGCCAATCCGCCACTGAAGTGGCTGCTCAGCGCCGCCAGCAACGGCCCGCAGAGCTGGCCCACGGCAAAGCACGCGGTCAGCAGCCCGGCATTGCGCTGGGTGGCGTGGGGCGCCAGCTCCCGGGAGCGTTGCATCACCAGTTGCATGCAGGCCAGGAACGGCGTGCCGCACAGGATCACCCCCAATGCCAGGCCCGGACCGCTGCCCAACAGGCAGGCGAAAACCCCGGCCGCCTGAAGCCACAATGTCGTTATCAACCAGTGACGCGTGCCATTCGCGGTTTGCCGACGCAGGCTGACCAGCACCACGCCGATGGCCGACGCCAGGCCGAAGCACGGCCAGAACAGGTCGGCCTGCCATTGGCCATGAAACTGTGCGCTGGCCATTTGCGAGAGGAACGTGGCCGGGATGATGTAGCCCAAACCGTACAAACCGTAGATCAAGCCCAAACGGCCGATGCCTCGATTGCCCGAAGTGGCGGCGTGTTGCACGGTGGGCGCACTCGCGCCAGGTTGCGGCAGAAAAGGCAGAATCCCAAGCAGCATCGCCAGCCCCACACCGGCATACACCAGCCACAGGGTGGCAGAGGTCTGCCCCAGCAGGTTCGAGCCCAAAGCCAACAACCCTGTCAGAAAAATCCCCAGACCCGGTCCGGCAAATACCAGAGCACCCAGGCGTGGACGTCCGGCCGCTGCGGCCAGTGGCTGGCTCAACGCCGTAATCATCACCAACACCCACGCGCTGGCGACGCCGGTGCCGAAGCGCAACACCAGGTGCGACCAGAAACCGTTGGCCCAGAACGACGCCAAGGTCAGGAGTACGCACAGCCACAAACCTCCCAGCAGACGTCGCCGGACCTGCTCGGGACGACGGGAGAACATCGCATCCACGGCGCCGACGAAGTAGCCAAGATAGTTGGCCGCAGCAATCAGACCGGCGGCGGTCAGGTCGATCTGACCTTCGCTGAGCAAGTGCGGCATTTGCGGGGTGAGGGCGAAACGCCCGATGCCCATGGCCATCATCAGGGCGATAAAACTGGCGGACAAGCGGATCAGAGGGGACATGGTCTGAGTTCCAGCAGAGGATCAATGACCGTCAGGCTAGGACTGATTGACTTTCTTTAAAAATGAATAATAGTGAGGAACTTGTTCTGAATTGGAGAAGATCGTGGAATTCAGCCAATTACGGATCTTTCAGGCTGTCGCGCAGGAGGGCTCGATCACCCGCGCCGCCGAGCGTTTGCATCGGGTGCCGTCAAACCTGTCGACCCGGCTCAAACAACTTGAAGAGCAACTGGGCGTAGAACTTTTCGTCCGCGAGCGTCAGCGTTTGCAGTTATCGCCTGCCGGAAAAGTCCTTCTGGACTACACCGCCAAGCTGTTCGCCCTGCGTGATGAAGCCAGTGCGGCGGTGCAGGGCGGGCAACCGGCCGGGGATTTTGTGCTGGGCACCATGTACAGCACGGCGGCGATTCATCTGCCTGGGTTGTTGGCGCGTTATCACCGCACGTACCCGGCGGTGAACCTGCAGGTGCAGTCCGGGCCCAGCGGCGAATTGCTCGAAGGCTTGCTTACCGGTCGTCTCGATGCCGCGTTGGTGGATGGCCCGCTGGAGTTGGCGGGCCTGGACGGCGTGCCATTGTGCGACGAACGGTTGGTGCTGATCAGCGAGGCCGACCATCCGCCGGTGCGTAGCGCGCGGGATGTGGAAGGCCGGTCGGTGTTCACCTTTCGTCAGGGTTGTTCGTACCGGATGCGTCTGGAGGCCTGGTTTGCGCATGACCACGCCGCCATGGGCCGGGCGATGGAGATCGAGTCCTATCCGGGGATGCTCGCCTGTGTGATTGCGGGTTCAGGGGTGGCACTGATGTCGGAGTCGATGCTTGCCAGCCTGCCGGGCCGCGAAAGCGTGGCGGTACACCCGTTGGCCGAACCATTTGCCAGTGCAACCACCTGGCTGATGTGGCGCAAGGGCATGGTCGGGGCCAATCTGAATGCCTGGATCGAACAGCAGCAAGCGGTCTATCCATCGACAGCGTTTGAGGATCAGGCGATTGCTTGAACTAATGGTCAAGTATTTTGTTCAATTCAGTAACAGATCATTGCGGATTTGGACGAGCAATACGTAGGACTTCGGACTATTATCAGTGCGAAGCGGCTACAGAATTCCGGTCGCTCGGCACTACCCTGAAGGGGGCACCATGAAAGAGAAAATCCAAAACTGGCTGCACGATCTGGGTGTTGCACTCGGTTTGATCGAACCGCCTTTGCAACCTGTGCCTATTCGTACTGACGACGAACAACGCCGACGCCAGCAGCGCCGCCGGTAACGCGGCGCAAGTAGTGTTTGTCGCCGCTGCCGAGCCCGCTAGGCCGCGTTCGGCGGCGCAGACGCAAATCCAATAGTGTGGGCGGACTTCAATGCCGCCCGATCTCGATCAAAAACCGACTCAGGTCATTCGCCGTCCGGGCGGTCTTGAGCATCTGGTCTTCTTCCGCCGTAAACGCCGTCAACCCCAGCTCATCTTCCAAATGGAAGATCAACTCTTCGATTTCCTCTTTATCCAATCCCAACTGCGCCAGGCTGGCGTTGTCGTCGAAGTCATCCTGACTTTCCAGCAGGCGGCTGATAAAGCGATGCACGGCGGCGCGAACGGCGGCTCTTTTCATGGCTGTTCTTCGAGGGCGTTATTGTTGTTTTCCCTGACGTTGAGTACAGCAGGCTTCAGGCATGTGAGCGCTGCCACTCGTCAATCATCGTGCGCAGATGCTCCCCGGAAAAACTGCCGAAATGCCCGCCGTGAACCGTGCGGATCGGCAACTCGCGCAAGCGCTGCAGGCTGCGGGCGTAGTCGTCGAGATCGGAGTGGTAGGCGTCTTCGATCAGCGGGCCGTCGTAGATGATGTCGCCGCTGAACAACGTTTCGGTCGCCGCTTCATACAGGCTGATGCCGCCGGGTGAATGCCCCGGTGTGTGCAGCACTTGCAGCACGCGATTACCGAGATCCAGCACGTCTCCTTCTTCAATCATGCCGGTGGCCGGTGCTGCTTTGACCCGGTATTCGGCGTAGCACAACGGACAGTCCGGGTGCGCCTCGAACATGTCGTCACCGACAAACGCCGTGCTCAGGGTGTTCTCGCCATCGGGTGCGGCAAGAATCTGGGCTTCGGCCGGATGCACCAGTCGTTCGGGGAATTCGTGATGCCCGGCAATGTGGTCGAAATGGCAGTGGCTGGCCACCGCCACCAACGGCCGCTCGGTGATCCACGGCAGTTGCTCGCGCAGGCTCACCAACCCGGACCCGCTGTCCAGCAACAGGTCTTTGTCGCGGCCCTGAATGTGCCAGAGATTGCAGCGGTAGAAGGGCCGGATGTAAGGCTCGTGAATCAGCCGAATGCCGTCACTGAGCTGTTTGACTTCGAACCACTGGTCGCGGCTGACGATCTTCATAAGCAGTTTCCTTCAGGCGAAAAAAAACGGGTGTGGCAACCGACGCCACACCCGTCGAAGAAAGCATCAAGTCGTTATATTCAGCTTAGGCGGGGCTGGCCACGGCTGCCGGGCGCGGGGACAGCAAGCTGACCAGCACGAAGCTCACCAGGCCGACGCCGAGGCTGTAGTAGATCGGGGTGTTGGCGTCCAGACCGTCTTTGAACATGAACACCAGCGCGGTAGCGAAGCCCATGCCCATGCTGGCGATAGCGCCGGCGGTGGTTGCGCGCTTCCAGAAGATCGCACCCATCAGCGGGATCAACATGCCACCGACCAACAGGTTGTAAGCCAGGGTCAGGGCGCTGATCACGTCGTTGACCACCAGCGCGATGCCGAGCACAACGATACCGGTCAGCAGGGTGAACAGGCGGTTGATGCCCAGGCTCGACTGTTTACCGCCACGCAGTTTCGGCAGCAGGTCTTCGGTCAAGGTGGTGGCAGCGGCGAGCAGGCCGGCGCTGGCGGTGGACATCATGGCCGCCAGTGCAGCCGCGATCACCAGGCCACGGATACCGTCCGGCAAGGACAGTTTGACGATGGCGGCGAAGGCGTTGTTGACGTTGTCCAGGTCCGGGATCAGCACGTGAGCGGCCATGCCGATCAGGGCGCAGGCCAGTCCGTAAAGGATGCAGTAGAACCCGGCGAAGGTACCGGCGTACTGGGCGACTTTGGCAGACCTGACGGTGAACACCCGTTGCCAGATGTCCTGACCGATCAGGATGCCGAAGAAGTAGATCATGAAGTAGGTGATGATGGTGTCCCAACCGATGGTGGTGAAGCTGAAGGCGGTTGCCGGCAGTTTCAGCACCAACTCATCCCAGCCGCCGACGCGATACAGGCAGATCGGCAACAGGATGAACATCAGGCCTACGGTCTTGATCACGAACTGGACGATGTCGGTCAGGGTCAGGGACCACATGCCACCGATCGCCGAGTAGATCACCACGACGCCGCCACCGAGCAATACCGAGACCCAGAACGGCAGGCCGAACAGCACTTGCAGAACCGTGCCGATCGCCAGGATCGAAGTCACGCCGATCATCAGCGCATACGCCAGCATGATCGCCGCGCTCGCGGAGCGGGCCATCGGGTTGTAGCGTTTTTCCAGCACCTGGGTAACGGTGTAGATCTTCAGTTTCAACAGCGGTTTGGCGAGGAACAGGTTCAGCGCCACGATCCCGCAACCCAGTGCGGCGCAAAGCCAGAAACCGGAAATGCCGTGGACGTAGCCCAGGCGTACGGTGCCGACGGTGGAAGCGCCGCCCAGTACGGTGGCGGCCATGGTACCCATGTACAGGCTCGGGCCGAGGTTACGCCCGGCGACCAAAAAGTCTTCGTTGGTCTTGGCCTTACGCATCCCGTAGTAGCCGAGTATCAGCATTGCGGCTGCGTAGATGAGTACGACGAATAAATCCAGTGCCATGTTGGCGTGTCTCCGATTGTCTTTTTTATGGTGAAGCGAAAAATAAAACCCTGTGGGGACAATCAATTCCTGTGGGAGCGTGGCTTGCCCGCGAAGGGCGTATCGCGGTCCGTCAGACAGACCGCGTCATCGTTCTTCGCAGGCAAGCCTCGCTCCCACAGGTCATGCGTTGGCCACAGGTATTGCGTTTGATCAGGCGACTTGTCGAGCCGCCGATTTACCGAGCGAATTGGAACCCTTGCTGCGTGCATCCTGCGGGCCGAACACTTCCCGTGATTCCGGGAACAGGCTGAGCAACGTCAGGTACACCAACGACGCCAGGCCGAGGGTGACCGGCAGGCTGATGTCGATGCCGCCCGCCAGATCGCCCAGCACGCCCACGAACTGCCCCGGCAGGTTCACGAAGCACAGACCCACCAGTGCGCTCGGGATCCAGGCACCCAGGCCACGCCAGTTCCAGCCGTGCGTGAACCAGTAACGACCACCTTTCTCGCCGCGCGTGAACACTTGCAGGTCATCCGGGCAATAGAAGCCACGACGCACGACCAGGCCGATGATCATGATCACCATCCATGGAGTGGTGCAGGTGATGATCAGCACGGCGAAGGTCGACACGCTCTGCACCAGGTTCGCCGCGAAGCGACCGATGAAGATGAACGCGATCGACATCACACCGATCAGCAACGTCGCCTTGACCCGCGACAGTACCCGAGGGAACACGCTGGACATGTCCAGCCCGGTGCCATACAGCGACGTGGTGCCGGTGGACATGCCGCCGATCACCGCAATCAGGCACACCGGCAGGAAGAACCAGCTCGGCGAAACAGCCAGCAGACCGCCGACGTAGTTGTTGGCCGCGATGTAGTCCGGCGCCTTGATCGCCACGATGGTGGCGGTGGCCAGGCCGAACAGGAACGGGATGAAGGTCGCAACCTGCGAGATCACCACCGCCGCCATGATCCGGCCTTTGGGCGTCTCACGAGGGATGTAGCGCGACCAGTCGCCGAGGAACGCACCGAAGGAAATCGGGTTGCTCATCGCCACCAGCGCAGCGCCGATAAAGGCCGCCCAGAAGCCCGGTTGGCCCATGCTCACGGTGCCGGCGTAGTTCACATCGAAAGGCCCGGCGAAGGCGAAGATGCCCAGCAGGAACAGCAAGCTGGCGCTCCACACGGCGATCTTGTTGACCCACAGCAGGAAGCGGAAGCCATAGATGCAGACGGTCAGCACCAGGATCGCGAACAGACCATAGGCCAGGCCCAGGGTCAGGTCGGTTTCCGGCAGGCCGATCAAGCGTTTTGCACCACCGATCAGCGCATCACCCGAACTCCACACCGAGAGCGAGAAGAAGGCGATGGCGGTCAACAGCGACAGAAACGAACCGACGATTCGCCCGTGCACGCCGAAGTGCGCACCGGAAGACACGGCGTTGTTGGTGCCATTGATCGGGCCGAACAGGCCCATCGGCGCGAGGATCAGCGAACCCAGCAACACACCCAGCACAATCGCCCAGACGCCGGCCTGAAAAGACAGGCCGAACAGCACCGGGAAACTGCCGAGCACGGCGGTGGCAAAGGTATTCGAACCACCGAAGATCATCCGGAACAGGTCCGTCGGGCCTGCGGTACGTTCGTTGTCCGGGATCTGTTCCACCCCGTAGGTTTCAATTTGCGTAAGGCTTTGGTCTTTGTTGTTGTTATTCATGATCAGCTCCGATCATAAAGGCGCGCTCATCGTGTGTGAGCGTCACCTGTTTGGCTAAGGGGTTGGCAGCCCTTCCGGCATCGCGGACAAATGTTCGTGGCAGGCCAGCCATAGGCCTTGTTGTTCTTGGCCAGACGCTTGTTTCTTGAAAACAATCGTCTCGCGCTCCTGGCTGAAGTGTTGTTCCCCCTGCATGCGCAGCTCGGTGGCGACGTCATGGATAAAAATCGCTACATCACCCTGCAAGCTGACGAAGGCGTTGCTCGAGGTGCACGAGAGCACCTCGAAGCCATCCTCCGAGCGCCAGGTGTCCCACAACGCCTGATAGGCATCGCGCGACAGCAAAGGCTGTTCGAGGGTGTAAAAGACGAAGCTGGCATCGGCGCTGAAGGCGCCGAAGTAGGCTTCGCGATCGTTGCGGGCAAACGCCGACACCAGGTCGGCGGCGGCTTTCAGAACCTGATCACGTTCGTTCATCAACCATCCCTCAGCGGTGGGTCACGCCAGGCAGTACGCAGAGCATTTCGTACAGCAAGTTGGCGGCCAACAGCGAGGTGTTGCCGGTGGTGTCGTAAGCGGGCGAGACTTCTACCAGATCGCAGCCGATCAGGTCGAGGCCTTGGCAGCCACGAACGATTTCAATCGCCTGAATGGTCGTCAGGCCACCGATTTCCGGGGTGCCGGTGCCGGGCGCCCACGCTGGATCGATGCCGTCGATGTCGAAACTCAGGTACACCGGACCGCCGCCGACCTTCTCGCGAACTTCAGCCATCAGCGGGGCCAGGGATTTGTGCCAGCATTCTTCGGCCTGAACCACGCGGAAGCCTTGTTTACGGCTCCAGTTGAAGTCTTCAGAGGTGTAGCCCTGAGCGCGCAGACCGATTTGCACCACGCGATCGCAGTCGATCAGGCCTTCTTCGGCCGCGCGACGGAACGTGGTGCCGTGGGCGATTTTCTCGCCGAACATGTGATCGTTCACATCAGCGTGAGCGTCGATGTGCACCAGGCCGACTTTGCCGTGCTTCTTGTGAATGGCACGCAGGATCGGCAGGGTGATGGTGTGGTCGCCACCCAGGGTCAGGGGGATCACATTGTGTTCGAGGATGGCGTCGTAGGACTCTTCAATGATCCGTACGGCGTCCAGCAGGTTGAACGTGTTGATTGCCACGTCGCCGATGTCGGCCACCGACAGCGAGTCGAAGGGGGCAGCACCGGTCGCCATGTTGTACGGACGGATCATGACCGATTCAGCGCGGATTTCGCGAGGTCCGAAACGGGTGCCCGGACGCAGGGAGGTGCCGATGTCCAGCGGGACACCAACGAAAGCAGCATCCAGACCGGCAGCGGTTGGCAAATGGGGAAGGCGCATCATGGTGGCGATGCCGCCGAAGCGCGGCATTTCATTGCCGCCCAGTGGTTGGTGAAGAATCTTGTCCACAGGAAAGGCCTCATCGTCGTTGTTTTATTTATGTCGGTTGCGCAGGTCTGGACAGACACAGGCACCGTTGTGGGGCGATTCTGCGAAATGTAGTGCACGGGAAGAATCGCTACGGGCAAATACTTAGTTCAGATTTTTCTAAACTAATGGCGACGACGGCGATAGACTCCTGCGCTTAAGACGATCCTGTAGGAGCTGTCGAGTGAAACGAGGCTGCGATCTTTTGACGTTGATTTTTTAAAAACAAGATCAAAAGATCGCAGCCTCGTTTCACTCGACAGCTCCTACAGAGCTCTTACGCAACGCAACGATTTCGCTGGTTTTTGGAGAACCCCATGGCCAACGCTTTACCCGATCTGAAACTATTACGCATCTTCGTCAGCGTGGTTCGCCATCAGGGGTTTGCCAACGCCCAGCAAGAGCTCAACCTCTCGACTTCGGCCATCAGCACCTACATGAGCCAGCTCGAAGCCGCGCTTGGCCTGGTGCTCTGCCATCGCGGTCGCGGCGGGTTCAGCCTGACCAGCAAGGGCGAGTTGTTCCATCAGGAAACCCTGCGCCTGCTCGGCGAGCTCGAAGGGTTCGAGCAATACGCGGCGGCGCTCAAGGGCGAACTGCGCGGCACCTTGAACCTCGGCGTGATCGACTCCACCGTCAGCGACAAGGCCTTGCCTTTCGCCGAAGCCATCGGCGCCTACAGCCAGGAGCACCCGGCGGTGCACTTGCACCTGTCGGTCATGAGCCCCTACGAATTGCAGCTCGGCGTGCAGGACAACCGCCTCGACCTGGCCATCGGGGCGTTTTCCACGCGCATGAGTGGCCTGGTCTATATGCCGCTTTACCGCGAGCAGCACTGGTTGTATTGCAGCAGCCGGCATCCGCTGTTCACCGAGCGGCGCATCCCAGAACAAGTCATCACCCAGCAGCGCATGGTCGGCCGGGGCTATTGGAGCCAGGCTGAACTGGCACGCCACGGTTTCAAGCACAGCGCCGCGACCGTGGAGAGTATGGAGGCGCAACTGATCCTGGTGCTGTCCGGCGCCTACATCGGTTACCTGCCGGAGCATTACGCCCAGGCGTGGGCCGACAAGGGCGATTTGCGCGTGTTGCTGCCGGCGACCTTTGGTTATCAGGCGCCGTTCTCGATGATCGTGCGCCGTGGCCGCAGCCGCGAACCGTTGATCCAGACTTTCCGCGATCTGCTTAAAGCACAACTGAATCAGGCTTGAGAACATGTCCAGAGCCCAATGTCCGCGCTGCCTGCGCCCACAATCCCATTGCCTGTGCCCACTGATCCCCAGCCTCGACAGCCGCACGCGGGTGCTGTTGTTGCAGCATCCGAGCGAGGTGAACCATGCGCTGAACACCGCGCGATTGGCGGCGCTGGGCTTGAAGAATGCCGAGTTGGTGGTGGGCGAGGTATTCGAGGATCTGCCGGCGTTGTTGAATCAGTCGGGTTATCAGGCGCGTTTGTTGTTTCCGGCTGACGATGCGCAACCGTTGCAGGCGTACACCGCGAGCGAGGAGCCGCTGTTGCTGGTGGTCCCGGACGGCACCTGGCGCAAGGCGCGCAAGATATTGCACCTCAACCCGTTGCTGGTGGCGTTGCCGAGGGTGACGCTGGCGGACGGCGGCGTGTCGCGATATCGGCTGCGCAAGGCGCCGGGGCCGGGGGCGTTGTCGACGGTGGAGGCGATAGTCCAGGCGTTGCAGACGCTGGAGGCGCCGACGACGTTCGAGCCGTTGTTAAAACCGTTCGAGGCGTTGATCGAGGGGCAGATTGCGGCGATGGGGGAGGAGACCTTCCAGCGTAACCATGGGCCGAAATAGGTGGTGACGCTGATGGCCTCATCGCGGGCAAGCCCGCTCCCACATTTGATCGCATTTCTTCAGGAAGAACTCGGTCACCTGTGGGAGCGGGCTTGCCCGCGATAGCGGTAGCAAAATCAAAGAAAATCCCAGCAGAGACTACCTTTCCCGCATCGCCTCAGTCCGGG
This genomic window contains:
- the speB gene encoding agmatinase, encoding MDKILHQPLGGNEMPRFGGIATMMRLPHLPTAAGLDAAFVGVPLDIGTSLRPGTRFGPREIRAESVMIRPYNMATGAAPFDSLSVADIGDVAINTFNLLDAVRIIEESYDAILEHNVIPLTLGGDHTITLPILRAIHKKHGKVGLVHIDAHADVNDHMFGEKIAHGTTFRRAAEEGLIDCDRVVQIGLRAQGYTSEDFNWSRKQGFRVVQAEECWHKSLAPLMAEVREKVGGGPVYLSFDIDGIDPAWAPGTGTPEIGGLTTIQAIEIVRGCQGLDLIGCDLVEVSPAYDTTGNTSLLAANLLYEMLCVLPGVTHR
- a CDS encoding LysR family transcriptional regulator, whose amino-acid sequence is MANALPDLKLLRIFVSVVRHQGFANAQQELNLSTSAISTYMSQLEAALGLVLCHRGRGGFSLTSKGELFHQETLRLLGELEGFEQYAAALKGELRGTLNLGVIDSTVSDKALPFAEAIGAYSQEHPAVHLHLSVMSPYELQLGVQDNRLDLAIGAFSTRMSGLVYMPLYREQHWLYCSSRHPLFTERRIPEQVITQQRMVGRGYWSQAELARHGFKHSAATVESMEAQLILVLSGAYIGYLPEHYAQAWADKGDLRVLLPATFGYQAPFSMIVRRGRSREPLIQTFRDLLKAQLNQA
- a CDS encoding tRNA-uridine aminocarboxypropyltransferase produces the protein MSRAQCPRCLRPQSHCLCPLIPSLDSRTRVLLLQHPSEVNHALNTARLAALGLKNAELVVGEVFEDLPALLNQSGYQARLLFPADDAQPLQAYTASEEPLLLVVPDGTWRKARKILHLNPLLVALPRVTLADGGVSRYRLRKAPGPGALSTVEAIVQALQTLEAPTTFEPLLKPFEALIEGQIAAMGEETFQRNHGPK